The proteins below come from a single Candidatus Schekmanbacteria bacterium RIFCSPLOWO2_02_FULL_38_14 genomic window:
- a CDS encoding exonuclease codes for MNTDYCSYLDIETTGLNPCSENLTVIGLYLENGRENRFIQLVGNEISSLKLSETMEDVKVVYTYNGSRFDLPFIKTKLGINLSKLFKHKDLMFDCWKRNLFGGLKNVERVLRINRELKNVDGKMAVLLWQNYKLYGDKKSLTTLLEYNREDVLNLRVLREKLQV; via the coding sequence ATGAATACAGACTACTGCTCTTACCTCGATATTGAGACAACAGGTTTAAATCCCTGTTCTGAAAATTTAACTGTCATTGGATTATATCTGGAAAATGGCAGGGAAAACAGGTTTATTCAATTAGTTGGAAATGAAATATCTTCTTTAAAATTGTCTGAGACAATGGAGGATGTAAAGGTAGTTTATACCTATAATGGTTCACGCTTTGACCTTCCTTTTATCAAGACAAAATTGGGTATCAACCTTTCAAAACTTTTTAAACATAAGGACTTGATGTTTGATTGCTGGAAAAGGAATCTCTTTGGCGGGTTGAAAAATGTTGAAAGGGTTTTGAGAATAAACAGAGAACTTAAAAATGTAGACGGGAAGATGGCTGTATTACTCTGGCAGAATTATAAACTTTACGGCGATAAAAAATCTCTGACAACTTTGCTGGAATACAACAGGGAAGATGTCTTGAACCTACGAGTTCTCAGAGAAAAATTGCAAGTCTGA